In Clupea harengus chromosome 1, Ch_v2.0.2, whole genome shotgun sequence, one DNA window encodes the following:
- the copz2 gene encoding coatomer subunit zeta-2 isoform X1, giving the protein MRSAVMTAQTCPRQHRNSTMDSVALEPSLYTVKAVFILDNDGNRLLSKYYDPELYPSMKEQRSFEKNVFNKTHKADNEIAFLEGKTIVYKSSIDLFLYVVGSAQENELMLMAVLNCLFESLSQILRKNVERRCLLDNMDGVFLVVDEIIDGGVILESDPQQVVEKVNYRADDNPLTEQSVAQHLTEKLALTSTVLLSAKDQIKWSILK; this is encoded by the exons ATGAGGTCTGCTGTAATGACAGCTCAAACCTGTCCACGTCAACACAGGAACAGCACCATGGACTCCGTGGCTCTG gAACCATCACTATATACAGTGAAGGCCGTATTCATTTTGGACAATGATGGGAACCGACTTCTGTCTAAG TACTACGATCCTGAGCTCTACCCATCCATGAAAGAACAGAGGAGTTTTGAAAAGAATGTCTTCAACAAGACCCACAAAGCTGACA atGAGATTGCCTTCTTGGAAGGGAAGACCATCGTCTACAAGAGCAGCATTGATCTGTTCCTGTATGTGGTTGGCAGTGCCCAGGAGAATGAG CTTATGCTGATGGCTGTCCTTAATTGCCTGTTTGAATCACTCAGCCAAATCTTAAG AAAGAATGTGGAGAGGAGGTGTCTGCTGGACAACATGGATGGCGTCTTCCTGGTGGTGGATGAGATCATTGATGGCGG GGTGATTTTGGAGAGTGACCCACAGCAGGTGGTGGAGAAGGTCAACTACAGG GCGGATGACAACCCTCTGACAGAGCAAAGTGTGGCACAG CACCTAACAGAAAAGCTGGCTCTCACTTCCACT GTATTACTGTCAGCAAAGGACCAGATCAAGTGGTCGATTCTGAAATGA
- the copz2 gene encoding coatomer subunit zeta-2 isoform X2: protein MRSAVMTAQTCPRQHRNSTMDSVALEPSLYTVKAVFILDNDGNRLLSKYYDPELYPSMKEQRSFEKNVFNKTHKADNEIAFLEGKTIVYKSSIDLFLYVVGSAQENELMLMAVLNCLFESLSQILRKNVERRCLLDNMDGVFLVVDEIIDGGVILESDPQQVVEKVNYRADDNPLTEQSVAQVLLSAKDQIKWSILK from the exons ATGAGGTCTGCTGTAATGACAGCTCAAACCTGTCCACGTCAACACAGGAACAGCACCATGGACTCCGTGGCTCTG gAACCATCACTATATACAGTGAAGGCCGTATTCATTTTGGACAATGATGGGAACCGACTTCTGTCTAAG TACTACGATCCTGAGCTCTACCCATCCATGAAAGAACAGAGGAGTTTTGAAAAGAATGTCTTCAACAAGACCCACAAAGCTGACA atGAGATTGCCTTCTTGGAAGGGAAGACCATCGTCTACAAGAGCAGCATTGATCTGTTCCTGTATGTGGTTGGCAGTGCCCAGGAGAATGAG CTTATGCTGATGGCTGTCCTTAATTGCCTGTTTGAATCACTCAGCCAAATCTTAAG AAAGAATGTGGAGAGGAGGTGTCTGCTGGACAACATGGATGGCGTCTTCCTGGTGGTGGATGAGATCATTGATGGCGG GGTGATTTTGGAGAGTGACCCACAGCAGGTGGTGGAGAAGGTCAACTACAGG GCGGATGACAACCCTCTGACAGAGCAAAGTGTGGCACAG GTATTACTGTCAGCAAAGGACCAGATCAAGTGGTCGATTCTGAAATGA